The genomic interval GACTAACTTGTCCTTTGGTCTCTTGGGGGAGTCAAGATCAAAGATCTGAAAGCCCTTGAAGAGAGCCTCCAACTTTTCCCAATGCTGTTGGGGGCATTTTGTAAAGCTTGATTTCAACCAAGGGTCAAGATTCCTGACCCtcgttaaaaacaaaaaacaaaacaaaaacaagccccCTTTCCCCCATTCTTTACAATTTGGAGCACCATCCGACAAAAGATAAGCATTAAAAAACACAACCTTTTGTGTTCAAGAACAGGGACGAGTAGACCCTGGCAGAAGTAGGGGGCTAACCAAAGTGAACTCTTGATAAAGGGAAACGTTAGTTAGACATGAAAGCAACCCCTAGGGATATCTTATCTTCTAACCTACTTCCTTTCCTCTGGTGTCAAGAAGCTGAAGCTCGGAAGAGAGTGGATCAGGCGCCTAGAGGTCTCAACATGTCCATAGAGATCCCACCGAGTTCAACGGTAGGGACTTCCAACAAGTTCAAGAATGTAGTCCTGATTGAGAAGGACATGCAAGGCTCTTCTCTTGTGCAGCAACGTTTGGCTTCAATAGGACTAAAGCAGGAGACCCTTGCAAGTTAGGCTAGATACAACCGCTAGTTTGAACTAGAGAAGACTTGTGGAATCCCTGGAATTTGCACAAGAATTGCCTTCATGTTGGAGGATGTTGGAAGTTAATAATCGACTGAAGGAACAGAAGTAGGTTAGAAGACAAGCCATCCCTAGGGTTTGTTCTCTAACCTACTTACGATCCATTCCCCTTTATCTGGAGTCAACATTTGGTTAGCCACCTTCTACTTACAACTAGCTATTTACTATTAATGGCAGTAAACACAGAGGCCATTTTACACCTTCACTAACATGTTTCCCTTCTCAGTCCCTTTCTCCAGATGTGGCTTCATATTACATCAGTGTAATGCACAACCCTAAACTCCCTTTGACTCCAGGGGGGAAATCCTTAAACCTTGTTGGAGAAAAAAGTAACACCTTGACAAGGCAATCCTACTCTTCTCTATTCAGAAGTTGCACCAGGTTCCATGAGCCTGACTTTCTGTAGACAGATTGCGGCCAGAAGGAGAACTTGGTGGGATTGTGTCCAAAGCCTTACTGTCAAATGCCAGACAGCCCGAcctaaacataaaacataaatataCACTTTGTAGGGCTCCTATGCTAGGTAGCGTTTAGTGAGTGGCCAGAAGAAGGATAGAACAGAAAATAAAGAAGATTAAATGAATGGGAAATAAATTAAACGGATAGAAAATAAATGCGGGAAGTAAGTTAAATGCATCAGCCTTTATGTTGTCTGTACTGATATTATCTGGGTACTATTAGTGAGCTAGGCCTGTTTGTCGCtattgttttgtgtatgtgtgtttgaatcAAATAACAGGAATAAAATAAAGGTTTTAAGGAGTGAGGGTgcgaaagaaagagagaaagaaagagagaaagattcgTTTTGTTAGTTGTGTTGCAATCagacctttttttttcctcctccaagaGAAAGAAATGCTACACCCCAACAGTACTTCCAAGTAAGTTTCGCTTTCTTATTGGCTCTGTTTCCAGGGGGAATTCCATTTAATGGCGCCTGAAGGAACGGGAGGAACGGATTCCCTAAGGCTTCTCTTTGATTTTGAACCACCTCCGCCTACACTTGAGCCTTGGGCGATGGCTGTGCAACTCAGCTAGAATGCCGACCTTCTTCACTTGAGCTTGGGGTAGGTCCAAAGCCTTTCTCTTGGTCTCTCCGTTTCCTATTTTGACCTCATTTCCGCCAGAGATAGGGAAGTGAGGATGTTGAATGCAATTTAATTTGTGTCGGACATCACCCAGAGaagggtggggttttttggttGGGCGACTAATCAATGAAAACTAAATAACGTATCTTTTAAATTGTTACAATTATAGGCATAATTTCTTCCAGCTTCAAAAAtgttataatttatatatttttttaaaatgttattatagaCTTAATTTcttcctgctttaaaaatgttacaatatataatttaattttttataacaGGCATAATTTCTTCCAGCTTTAAAAAcgttataatttattttaaaaatgttacaatgATAGACCTAATTTCTTCCAGCTTTACAAatgttataatttataatttattaaatGTTATAATTATAGATCTCATTTCTTCCAGCTTTACAAATGTTATAATCtatcatttaatttttatataataggcatcatttcttccagctttaaaaatgttataattcataatttaatttcttaaaataATAGACATCATTTCTTCcagctttaaaaattatatatatatatatatatatatacacacacacacatataatgttATAATTGTAGACACAGTTTCTTCAATAATTCTTcttctataatatatatatatatatatatatatatatatataattacagaCCTAATTTCTTACAGCTTTCTCTTAAGTAGCAAAGTAGGGAAGTGGAGGGCGGAGGAGATGcgtcatgctgttgttgttgttgttgttgtattttattatgggCATCACTTTAAAGttagataaaatatttttctgtaacGGATTGAAAGCTGCCTGGAAAGCCTCCCCCAGAGAAAACCAACTTTCCCAGGTCACAGGTGTGTGCCTTGCTCACAAGAATTGCCAAAACCCTTTGCATGAATATTTCCCCTTACACTTCTGCTGGGCTTGCGCCAGAAAACTTCCTGCTAGGCTAGGCCTTTTGAGATTTGCTCAGTGTGGCTGTCCATGTTCAGGGATGTCCCCAATTTTCCAGGGAAAATTAAATTAttagtggcttttaaaaattaaactttccATGCCAGTAAAAATTTGGTCCCTCTTTTATCATAGATGAAAAACGACACTCTTTTCATccgttttttaaaattattattggcACGAAAAGTTTAATTTAAAACCAACACCAACAACTTTATTTTCCCCGGCTGAAAAACTGGGGACATCCCTAAACATGGACAGCCACAGTGAGCCAGTCTCCAAGGGCCTACCTTTCTACCTTTTGTggtctttaaaacaaacaagcaaagctCGTTGCTTTCCTTTGCGTAGTATTTTGTATTTAATTGTCACTCCGCTGCTGACCTCAgtgtgcattttattttggagCCTTCCTCTAGGGAGCAATTTGAACAACGCTCCCCTCATCCTCAGCCCCCAACAACCACTTGTTACAATCCTGCAAGAAAGCCAGGCTCCCTTTCAGGTTTCCAACAAGAAAATAACTAACTTctccttttgccatttttgtTGGTCTCGGACGTGGTTTTGGAGGCTGTGTGTGGTTCCATGATGAACTTGGCAGTAACATAAAGCGCAGGAGGCCTTGGAAAGACCAAAAATTAGCATTTCTGGGAATTTGTCTTCCCCCcttccaggttttctgggtccCTCTTCCCCAAATCCTAGcatttctcccccttcctccccgccaccgcaATGTACCCACCTGGCGCAGTTGTGTCGCTTTGATCGCGATCTAAGGAGGAGGATTTGGCGAGGCAATGTTTCTCTTcggtttcttctccttcttcctcctcctcctctccttcctcttcctcctcttctcttcctttgctCTCCCTTGGTCCATAGTCGGGTTTCAGCAAGATGGACATCTCGTAGTCTGGAGTCTCTCCGAAATCCGAAGGAGAGGAAGATGGAGGGTTACCTTTGCGGAGGTTTCCATTAGAAGCAGCGGATGGAGTTAGATCCTGGCCAGGTGAGGGCGAGGGGAAGAGGGTTCCCGAAGGTGGCGCAAGGCAAGGAGGTTCGCTTTGGAGGGTAGGAAAACCCGATCTTTTCCTCCCGGATCCAGACAGAGGAGAAACTCCGGCTGGAGGAAATTTGTCGGCCTCGAAATCCAGGCAGGAGGGCTCTGGGTCTTTGCACCTTGAGGCCGCGTACAAGCAAGAAGAGCGGATCTTTTGAGCCAGGAACTCATGATGGTGAGGATGGTGGTGGCCTCTCCAGCCTGGATGGTGGAAAGGAGGTGGCAGGAACCGCAGTCCAGACTGGGGGCTATTCatcttcctccccaccccatgGGATCCCTGCCCAAgcgggggttgggggggggataagaaTCTGGAAGTCTTCCTTTAAACAGTTATTATTTAAATAGAAAAGAGAGATGGAAGGGAAGCTGGCAGGAAAGTTGAGAAAAGGGGTAGATCCCTTGAGGAAGAGCTTGGGGCTTTTTTTGGAGGTGGGGGGAGATTTCTGGGGCGACCCACTCTCGGAGCGCAGGAAAGAGGGAATGTTTCAGGGAAAAGGTCTTTAGCAATGGGCTTATCTGTTAGAAAACCACTTCCGGCGGACCAGCCAATCCCAGATGGACATGGCTTCTACGGACATCCCCTGGTGTCAGTTTTAATGGCAAAGTTTACTGGTTTGTCGAGCgactcatctttctttcttttctttctttctttctttctttcttctaagaaagaaaaaaaatcctttcctccAGACATCTGCTGTAACTCATCCCCTTCAtggtcccccccccttccccccccccccccttcaaccgAAATATAAGCTGAATGGAGAATTGTAGAGCCCTCTGAATCCGAAAAAAAGCAATAGTAGGGATAGTAATATAATCCCCCCCAGCTCTCGATCGTTTTAGGTATGTCGGACC from Sceloporus undulatus isolate JIND9_A2432 ecotype Alabama chromosome 6, SceUnd_v1.1, whole genome shotgun sequence carries:
- the HOXB9 gene encoding homeobox protein Hox-B9 isoform X2, producing MNSPQSGLRFLPPPFHHPGWRGHHHPHHHEFLAQKIRSSCLYAASRCKDPEPSCLDFEADKFPPAGVSPLSGSGRKRSGFPTLQSEPPCLAPPSGTLFPSPSPGQDLTPSAASNGNLRKGNPPSSSPSDFGETPDYEMSILLKPDYGPRESKGREEEEEEGEEEEEEGEETEEKHCLAKSSSLDRDQSDTTAPGNPAANWLHARSSRKKRCPYTKYQTLELEKEFLFNMYLTRDRRHEVARLLNLSERQVKIWFQNRRMKMKKMNKEQGKE